In Brassica rapa cultivar Chiifu-401-42 chromosome A06, CAAS_Brap_v3.01, whole genome shotgun sequence, a single window of DNA contains:
- the LOC103871785 gene encoding branched-chain-amino-acid aminotransferase 1, mitochondrial isoform X2, giving the protein MALRCLSESSTILFYLSSICGFRMHGTKAAVSVVEEHVSEMVGTGREDEEYADVDWDNLGFSLVRTDYMFATRSSGEGNFEQGCLSRYGNIELNPAAGILNYGQGLIEGMKAYRGENGRVLLFRPELNAMRMKKGAERMCMHSPSVQQFIEGVKQTVLANRRWVPPPGKGSLYLRPLLFGSGASLGLSAASEFTFLVFGSPVQNYFKEGTSALDLYVEEVIPRAYIGGSGGVKAISNYGPVLEVMRRAKARGFSDVLYLDAETKKNIEEVSASNIFLVKGNTIVTPATNGTILGGITRKSVIEIAIDLGYKVEERVVPVEELKEAEEVFCTGTATGVVSVGSITYQNTRTEYKVGDGLVTQQLRSILVGIQTGSIQDTKNWVLEID; this is encoded by the exons ATGGCTCTTCGCTGCTTATCTGAATCTTCAACAATTTTGTTTTATCTCTCTAGC ATCTGTGGATTTCGTATGCATGGGACTAAGGCAGCAGTTTCTGTTGTAGAAGAACATGTCTCGGAGATGGTGGGGACAGGACG TGAGGATGAAGAGTATGCTGATGTGGATTGGGACAACCTCGGATTCAGTCTTGTACGGACAGATTACATGTTTGCCACCAGAAGTTCCGGAGAAGGAAACTTCGAACAAGGTTGCCTTAGCCGTTACGGCAACATCGAGCTCAACCCTGCTGCTGGAATTCTCAACTACGGCCAG GGACTAATCGAGGGGATGAAAGCGTACAGAGGAGAAAATGGTAGGGTTCTTCTCTTTCGTCCAGAGTTAAATGCGATGCGTATGAAGAAAGGAGCAGAGAGAATGTGTATGCATTCTCCCTCTGTTCAACAATTTATTGAAGGTGTTAAGCAGACTGTTCTTGCAAACAGACGCTGG GTTCCTCCTCCTGGAAAAGGCTCCTTGTATCTCAGACCATTGTTGTTTGGAAGTGGAGCAAGCTTGGGTTTGTCTGCAGCATCAGAGTTTACGTTTCTTGTGTTTGGTTCTCCTGTTCAAAACTATTTTAAA GAAGGTACATCAGCACTGGATCTCTACGTTGAGGAGGTGATTCCACGCGCGTATATTGGAGGGAGTGGTGGCGTTAAGGCCATTTCTAATTACGGTCCA GTGCTTGAAGTGATGAGAAGAGCAAAAGCGAGAGGGTTTTCCGATGTATTGTATCTGGACGCAGAAACTAAGAAGAACATAGAGGAAGTTTCTGCTTCTAATATATTCCTTGTAAAG GGGAATACAATAGTGACTCCAGCTACTAACGGGACGATTCTCGGAGGGATCACACGAAAGAGCGTAATCGAAATTGCTATTGATCTTGGTTACAAG GTGGAAGAACGAGTAGTTCCGGTAGAAGAACTGAAGGAAGCAGAAGAAGTTTTCTGCACTGGAACTGCCACCGGAGTTGTTTCTGTTGGGAGCATCACGTATCAGAACACCag GACTGAGTACAAAGTTGGAGATGGGCTTGTAACGCAGCAACTTCGATCTATTCTTGTCGGAATACAAACTGGTTCTATCCAAGACACTAAGAACTGGGTGTTGGAGATAGATTAA
- the LOC103871785 gene encoding branched-chain-amino-acid aminotransferase 1, mitochondrial isoform X1, translating to MALRCLSQSSTAFSYLSKICGFRMHGTKAAVSVVEEHVSEMVGTGREDEEYADVDWDNLGFSLVRTDYMFATRSSGEGNFEQGCLSRYGNIELNPAAGILNYGQGLIEGMKAYRGENGRVLLFRPELNAMRMKKGAERMCMHSPSVQQFIEGVKQTVLANRRWVPPPGKGSLYLRPLLFGSGASLGLSAASEFTFLVFGSPVQNYFKEGTSALDLYVEEVIPRAYIGGSGGVKAISNYGPVLEVMRRAKARGFSDVLYLDAETKKNIEEVSASNIFLVKGNTIVTPATNGTILGGITRKSVIEIAIDLGYKVEERVVPVEELKEAEEVFCTGTATGVVSVGSITYQNTRTEYKVGDGLVTQQLRSILVGIQTGSIQDTKNWVLEID from the exons ATGGCTCTTCGCTGCTTATCTCAATCTTCAACAGCTTTCTCTTATCTCTCTAAG ATCTGTGGATTTCGTATGCATGGGACTAAGGCAGCAGTTTCTGTTGTAGAAGAACATGTCTCGGAGATGGTGGGGACAGGACG TGAGGATGAAGAGTATGCTGATGTGGATTGGGACAACCTCGGATTCAGTCTTGTACGGACAGATTACATGTTTGCCACCAGAAGTTCCGGAGAAGGAAACTTCGAACAAGGTTGCCTTAGCCGTTACGGCAACATCGAGCTCAACCCTGCTGCTGGAATTCTCAACTACGGCCAG GGACTAATCGAGGGGATGAAAGCGTACAGAGGAGAAAATGGTAGGGTTCTTCTCTTTCGTCCAGAGTTAAATGCGATGCGTATGAAGAAAGGAGCAGAGAGAATGTGTATGCATTCTCCCTCTGTTCAACAATTTATTGAAGGTGTTAAGCAGACTGTTCTTGCAAACAGACGCTGG GTTCCTCCTCCTGGAAAAGGCTCCTTGTATCTCAGACCATTGTTGTTTGGAAGTGGAGCAAGCTTGGGTTTGTCTGCAGCATCAGAGTTTACGTTTCTTGTGTTTGGTTCTCCTGTTCAAAACTATTTTAAA GAAGGTACATCAGCACTGGATCTCTACGTTGAGGAGGTGATTCCACGCGCGTATATTGGAGGGAGTGGTGGCGTTAAGGCCATTTCTAATTACGGTCCA GTGCTTGAAGTGATGAGAAGAGCAAAAGCGAGAGGGTTTTCCGATGTATTGTATCTGGACGCAGAAACTAAGAAGAACATAGAGGAAGTTTCTGCTTCTAATATATTCCTTGTAAAG GGGAATACAATAGTGACTCCAGCTACTAACGGGACGATTCTCGGAGGGATCACACGAAAGAGCGTAATCGAAATTGCTATTGATCTTGGTTACAAG GTGGAAGAACGAGTAGTTCCGGTAGAAGAACTGAAGGAAGCAGAAGAAGTTTTCTGCACTGGAACTGCCACCGGAGTTGTTTCTGTTGGGAGCATCACGTATCAGAACACCag GACTGAGTACAAAGTTGGAGATGGGCTTGTAACGCAGCAACTTCGATCTATTCTTGTCGGAATACAAACTGGTTCTATCCAAGACACTAAGAACTGGGTGTTGGAGATAGATTAA
- the LOC103871784 gene encoding ergosterol biosynthetic protein 28 isoform X1: protein MKALGYWLMVVGSLRLASVWFGFFNIWALRLAVFSQTTMSEVHGRTFGVWTLLTCTLCFLCAFNPENKPLYLATFLSFIYALGHFLTEYLFYHTMTVANLSTVAFFAGTSIVWMLWEWNSLEQPHSKLS, encoded by the exons ATGAAGGCGTTAGGGTATTGGTTAATGGTGGTTGGTTCGCTGAGATTAgcttcggtttggttcggtttcttCAACATTTGGGCTCTTCGTCTCGCCGTCTTCTCTCAAACCACCA TGAGTGAAGTTCATGGACGTACGTTCGGAGTATGGACACTCTTGACATGCACTCTCTGCTTTCTTTGTGCATTCAACCCCGAAAATAAACCGTTATACTTGGCTACCTTTCTCTCATTCATCTACGCCTTAGGCCATTTCCTGACTGAGTACCTCTTCTACCATACAATGACCGTCGCCAATCTCTCAACCGTGGCCTTCTTCGCAG GCACGTCGATTGTGTGGATGCTCTGGGAGTGGAATTCCCTTGAACAACCGCACTCCAAACTttcttga
- the LOC103871784 gene encoding ergosterol biosynthetic protein 28 isoform X2 has translation MISAKGLCYGTLFSCDLSEVHGRTFGVWTLLTCTLCFLCAFNPENKPLYLATFLSFIYALGHFLTEYLFYHTMTVANLSTVAFFAGTSIVWMLWEWNSLEQPHSKLS, from the exons ATGATTTCTGCAAAGGGATTGTGTTACGGAACATTGTTTTCATGTGATT TGAGTGAAGTTCATGGACGTACGTTCGGAGTATGGACACTCTTGACATGCACTCTCTGCTTTCTTTGTGCATTCAACCCCGAAAATAAACCGTTATACTTGGCTACCTTTCTCTCATTCATCTACGCCTTAGGCCATTTCCTGACTGAGTACCTCTTCTACCATACAATGACCGTCGCCAATCTCTCAACCGTGGCCTTCTTCGCAG GCACGTCGATTGTGTGGATGCTCTGGGAGTGGAATTCCCTTGAACAACCGCACTCCAAACTttcttga
- the LOC103871785 gene encoding branched-chain-amino-acid aminotransferase 1, mitochondrial isoform X3, translating into MHGTKAAVSVVEEHVSEMVGTGREDEEYADVDWDNLGFSLVRTDYMFATRSSGEGNFEQGCLSRYGNIELNPAAGILNYGQGLIEGMKAYRGENGRVLLFRPELNAMRMKKGAERMCMHSPSVQQFIEGVKQTVLANRRWVPPPGKGSLYLRPLLFGSGASLGLSAASEFTFLVFGSPVQNYFKEGTSALDLYVEEVIPRAYIGGSGGVKAISNYGPVLEVMRRAKARGFSDVLYLDAETKKNIEEVSASNIFLVKGNTIVTPATNGTILGGITRKSVIEIAIDLGYKVEERVVPVEELKEAEEVFCTGTATGVVSVGSITYQNTRTEYKVGDGLVTQQLRSILVGIQTGSIQDTKNWVLEID; encoded by the exons ATGCATGGGACTAAGGCAGCAGTTTCTGTTGTAGAAGAACATGTCTCGGAGATGGTGGGGACAGGACG TGAGGATGAAGAGTATGCTGATGTGGATTGGGACAACCTCGGATTCAGTCTTGTACGGACAGATTACATGTTTGCCACCAGAAGTTCCGGAGAAGGAAACTTCGAACAAGGTTGCCTTAGCCGTTACGGCAACATCGAGCTCAACCCTGCTGCTGGAATTCTCAACTACGGCCAG GGACTAATCGAGGGGATGAAAGCGTACAGAGGAGAAAATGGTAGGGTTCTTCTCTTTCGTCCAGAGTTAAATGCGATGCGTATGAAGAAAGGAGCAGAGAGAATGTGTATGCATTCTCCCTCTGTTCAACAATTTATTGAAGGTGTTAAGCAGACTGTTCTTGCAAACAGACGCTGG GTTCCTCCTCCTGGAAAAGGCTCCTTGTATCTCAGACCATTGTTGTTTGGAAGTGGAGCAAGCTTGGGTTTGTCTGCAGCATCAGAGTTTACGTTTCTTGTGTTTGGTTCTCCTGTTCAAAACTATTTTAAA GAAGGTACATCAGCACTGGATCTCTACGTTGAGGAGGTGATTCCACGCGCGTATATTGGAGGGAGTGGTGGCGTTAAGGCCATTTCTAATTACGGTCCA GTGCTTGAAGTGATGAGAAGAGCAAAAGCGAGAGGGTTTTCCGATGTATTGTATCTGGACGCAGAAACTAAGAAGAACATAGAGGAAGTTTCTGCTTCTAATATATTCCTTGTAAAG GGGAATACAATAGTGACTCCAGCTACTAACGGGACGATTCTCGGAGGGATCACACGAAAGAGCGTAATCGAAATTGCTATTGATCTTGGTTACAAG GTGGAAGAACGAGTAGTTCCGGTAGAAGAACTGAAGGAAGCAGAAGAAGTTTTCTGCACTGGAACTGCCACCGGAGTTGTTTCTGTTGGGAGCATCACGTATCAGAACACCag GACTGAGTACAAAGTTGGAGATGGGCTTGTAACGCAGCAACTTCGATCTATTCTTGTCGGAATACAAACTGGTTCTATCCAAGACACTAAGAACTGGGTGTTGGAGATAGATTAA
- the LOC103871784 gene encoding ergosterol biosynthetic protein 28 isoform X3: MRRFTNCFRARAKLSEVHGRTFGVWTLLTCTLCFLCAFNPENKPLYLATFLSFIYALGHFLTEYLFYHTMTVANLSTVAFFAGTSIVWMLWEWNSLEQPHSKLS, translated from the exons ATGCGCAGATTCACTAATTGCTTCAGGGCACGAGCAAAGT TGAGTGAAGTTCATGGACGTACGTTCGGAGTATGGACACTCTTGACATGCACTCTCTGCTTTCTTTGTGCATTCAACCCCGAAAATAAACCGTTATACTTGGCTACCTTTCTCTCATTCATCTACGCCTTAGGCCATTTCCTGACTGAGTACCTCTTCTACCATACAATGACCGTCGCCAATCTCTCAACCGTGGCCTTCTTCGCAG GCACGTCGATTGTGTGGATGCTCTGGGAGTGGAATTCCCTTGAACAACCGCACTCCAAACTttcttga
- the LOC103871785 gene encoding branched-chain-amino-acid aminotransferase 1, mitochondrial isoform X4: MFATRSSGEGNFEQGCLSRYGNIELNPAAGILNYGQGLIEGMKAYRGENGRVLLFRPELNAMRMKKGAERMCMHSPSVQQFIEGVKQTVLANRRWVPPPGKGSLYLRPLLFGSGASLGLSAASEFTFLVFGSPVQNYFKEGTSALDLYVEEVIPRAYIGGSGGVKAISNYGPVLEVMRRAKARGFSDVLYLDAETKKNIEEVSASNIFLVKGNTIVTPATNGTILGGITRKSVIEIAIDLGYKVEERVVPVEELKEAEEVFCTGTATGVVSVGSITYQNTRTEYKVGDGLVTQQLRSILVGIQTGSIQDTKNWVLEID; the protein is encoded by the exons ATGTTTGCCACCAGAAGTTCCGGAGAAGGAAACTTCGAACAAGGTTGCCTTAGCCGTTACGGCAACATCGAGCTCAACCCTGCTGCTGGAATTCTCAACTACGGCCAG GGACTAATCGAGGGGATGAAAGCGTACAGAGGAGAAAATGGTAGGGTTCTTCTCTTTCGTCCAGAGTTAAATGCGATGCGTATGAAGAAAGGAGCAGAGAGAATGTGTATGCATTCTCCCTCTGTTCAACAATTTATTGAAGGTGTTAAGCAGACTGTTCTTGCAAACAGACGCTGG GTTCCTCCTCCTGGAAAAGGCTCCTTGTATCTCAGACCATTGTTGTTTGGAAGTGGAGCAAGCTTGGGTTTGTCTGCAGCATCAGAGTTTACGTTTCTTGTGTTTGGTTCTCCTGTTCAAAACTATTTTAAA GAAGGTACATCAGCACTGGATCTCTACGTTGAGGAGGTGATTCCACGCGCGTATATTGGAGGGAGTGGTGGCGTTAAGGCCATTTCTAATTACGGTCCA GTGCTTGAAGTGATGAGAAGAGCAAAAGCGAGAGGGTTTTCCGATGTATTGTATCTGGACGCAGAAACTAAGAAGAACATAGAGGAAGTTTCTGCTTCTAATATATTCCTTGTAAAG GGGAATACAATAGTGACTCCAGCTACTAACGGGACGATTCTCGGAGGGATCACACGAAAGAGCGTAATCGAAATTGCTATTGATCTTGGTTACAAG GTGGAAGAACGAGTAGTTCCGGTAGAAGAACTGAAGGAAGCAGAAGAAGTTTTCTGCACTGGAACTGCCACCGGAGTTGTTTCTGTTGGGAGCATCACGTATCAGAACACCag GACTGAGTACAAAGTTGGAGATGGGCTTGTAACGCAGCAACTTCGATCTATTCTTGTCGGAATACAAACTGGTTCTATCCAAGACACTAAGAACTGGGTGTTGGAGATAGATTAA